CCATTGtcattaaatttgttataattaattttttttgaccAATTTTTCCTgactaatttttttaaaacattaaatttgaagtatatttttacaaattcaTTCGAAAAACCTATAATATGATAAAGTGTTTTCCGTggttatatatgcatacgCATAATtgattatgtatatatttgatacCATTTCAGAAAACCAATATTGCCAATACCTTTTCaagttttaaaatttaaataaattattcacttataaaagtttattaaaataatattggtttaaatttttttgttatttttgttatttttgttatttttatacattaaaagaaattcttattatatacatggTTACAATTCGCGTCACAAACAGCCTACCAAATATTCGTTATATTTTCTGcggtttatttttttttattttttttaaaggtgcatttttacattttatgaattaaaaaaaattatatttttctcaaATTTTAAGACATTATCAAGAAGTTTTTCATACATTTAATGGTGGAAAAGGGAGAATATATTCATACATTCTgaaaaagtaaatataatacacCATGCAACATTGCTGAGGTCCTTTGGAAAATAGggaacatatttttatttataaatcgCTATACaatgtaaataatagtttttaataacatatatttaatagaTTTTAACTATGTTTGGGGAATTCGGAAGaaaaaggaatatatatatataatttgtttctTACCATTTTAGGTTATtcactatttttttgtatataagTGTAAAGAATAAATACGATATCGCCAGTTAGCATGCTTGTGAATagtattgttattttttaatttttaaatatttgttttcgttaattatgtaaaagtaaaatgagaaaaataTGGACCCCTATAAGAAGATCAGAagatcaaaaaataataaagaataattataatgaagAGGAAAAGGAAAACTTTGAAAAATCTTTACCTACGGgttttatagaaaataatcgGAATAACAGAGTGccatattttgaaataaaagaatcGACAAGTAAGGACTTAATTGCATAACATGCCTTTTTTAAGccattgtatatatactatataaaatataactaaaccattatttaaatgttgattcaatatatatgagTCTCTACATACATTGTCATATATGTACTGTTGCTGCTCACATTGGGCTTTACCTGATTaactattaaaaaaatatatatgttatataaaCCTTTGTAGTGATAGAACAAAAGGAAAAGAAagaaattcaaaaaatattggcGTTAGAATTGAGAGATAAGTGTAGGTAGGGATGcgagaaaaaataataaaaataaataatttattgtaAATTGAGGCCTGTATTTGGTTATAAAACAAGCACCAAATATGCTTATGTTTATGAATTATCAAATGGGCACATTATTCGTACCTTATTTTTGTGTTACGGTTAATGATGTTTTTTAAGATTATGTTTTTCAGATTGACgattaaaaattgtatttaattttgaatttttttagaCCAGAAATTGATGAATATGTGGAATGCTCCGTGGGAAAATTGTGGACAATATTGAAGTGCAAAGATTTAATGATGCAAATGAGaaattgtttaaaaaaatatgaaaattttgaggtatgaaaataaaaagaggAATTCGAAAATGTTAGCAGTGTACACACTTTATACATCAATATATGTAcgttattttaattttttctttattttttttaagtatattaaatatagggaaaatcaaataatgGAGGAGAGAAAAAAGAATGGAACCAGTTTATACAGATCAAATGAAAGAGCCAAATATAACAGATTTATACTTGCGTAAGTATTAATACTGTGATAATTTATGAAATTCCATTAATTTGGTCGCCAGCTTTTCTCGCACTAAtggttatttttatatatattttttctctttttattttttgtaacaTTTCTgaaattgtatttatttttagggatcatgaaaatgaaataactCCAGAAAAGGAACGTTGAGTTTTTTTGTGATAATTCtaattatcaaaaattgtaaatatatacatgcataaaaatattttttttacttttttaaattgtgaacaatattttaatttgacTTAACAGTTTTTTTAGagaaagatataaaaaattgaaacaCCAATTAGagaaactaaaaaaatgaataaacatatacaaatatatctCCTAAATTTATGCAGAGGTTGTTTGGTCTAATAAATGATCTGGTATTCTTCGTTTTTCCTATTAAATGTATCAATATGACTAAAGATATTCAAGTATTTCATGCCAGCACATTTGTCATTATTTTCCACTTCAAGTATGCTAAACTTTAGGAAAGAAGGAATTGTTTTGAAATAAACACAAACCTTGTGGTGAGAATAAAGCAAATGCGTTATTTTGCATTGTTCTGAGCAATAAGTAGCAATATAACAACCTTGACaatattgaaaattatttttattatattcaaaatggTGTACAttagtatatttattacatatacTATTCCAACAATAAATAccataatttatattttttaaaaaatagaatTCTCCTATAGAATTTTGTTCATGCTTTATATCATTGAAATAGTATCTATTAATTATAGATAATTCTTGAAGCACAATATTATCGTTTACTGTTTGTTTACCTTGTAAAGCACATTTTACAAAAtgattaattttaattgcAATTGTATATACTTGCTTCCATGTATTAGTATTTATTAACACATCTTgattatgataatataaattaataataacatttgtgatatttattatagTATTACaatgtcttttttttaaatatacacaacttaatttatataaacataataaatcagctataaataataaaatatctcGACCAATTAAtatgttcatattttcataaaacaTATCTTCTAACAAAGCCATTaaacttattttattttcattaattttttctaagATTGATTTATTTAACACTCCATACAAGAATTCTGctatcattaaaaaaaatgaatttataaatgtcatatatttttgatttacTATTactttttgtatattacttttttttaaagacgatattgttatattataaaattcggatgtaaaaaaattttcaacAATTTGTTccatatctatatttttaaattctttaaaaaatggaaacaAATTCCTGAGAATATTGATATTGTATGTTAAGCTAGACGATGTTATACCGTTGTAAATGTTGTTATAATCTTCCTGAagtatcatatttattcgagcttctatatatttgtatgtCTGTAATCTCATTAATAGTCTGTAAATACTAGGAACTCCGCTGAACAATATTCCTATATGGAGGGAAAAGAAAGAAATTGCGTATTAAGAAACGTTAATAAgtcataatttttcaaaataaaatgcacatatatacatcCTTAAAATCGACCtataacaaaataactcaaaaaaataaatcatacacatagaaaaaaaatgtaataagaatattttttacagtGTTTATTTACCCGAAAAAATATGCTGAgaaaatttgtaaaatttgGCATTTTCCCTCGAAAAGGTATATTGATCCAGGATTTTGACCTCGTTATCATAATTCATAagatatgaaaaaaacgGGATATTTGTAGAATTGAAAATTTCGATTATTAATGGTATCCATACATTATGAAGAATTTGTATCCATAATTTTCCGGTGTCAATATGCAAATTTAACatgttatttataaagttatcattttttataatttgatcTAAATCtgtttttaaatacatatgagaaatatctttttcatttatataaaatttgcCAGTGtctataaaattttttttaacatattttcttatatttcTAAGCCCTTTGATATCTTCATATGGATAAACGTAgtgatatttatttaaaaataattttaaatattcatatttattcagCCTTTCATCAAATTCAGGTGTggtaattatatttaaaacatCCACAACTTCAGATATATCTACTAAATCGCAATTCACATTTAAGCATTgaactatttttttgcatttattttgaataattttcaatgcatttttttctgaGCAATTTAGGGTATTAGtgaaataattatcatGCTTTAATGTTTCTATATCATCTTTAATTCTTGTGATATCTGTGTCTACATCATTAGGtctaaatttatatatatcatgaTTTTCCactttataaaattttaaattattatatacttCATTACAggtatttaatatttttttcaaatggATATTTTCAGTtccaatatttttattagaaAGGAGCATAATATCATtgtatttatcatttattttcatattttcatctatttcttttttttttagtctattaaaatttattttatgagaagctgcatttttaaatttgcACGCACCTACAGAATTGTTTTGTGAATTcccatatttattttcatgcATGCTCGTATTTGCATCGTTTTCATCTTGTTCATTTTTGTCGTCTAAATCACATGGTTtgtaattattaaaattttcattatcgttttttaaaaatgagtACATCAAGTGATTTATTGATgctattttctttttaagTATATGTGATTTTGAAGTGTTACGATTTTTcaacaaacaaaataaatcatcttcatcattttcGAGAGATTTAAGATATGCTTTATCCACACCTTCCGTATCCATGCTTAACTCAGGTTTCCATTTAGTCATagaatatgtttttttgcTTGGTGCACAATTCGTTTGgattattttattgataCCATCTACGCTGataatattctttatattttttccagtAGCATCATTTAAACAAcgattttaatatttatgtatttaaatatgaaataataatgacaaaaaataaaataaacaaatgagataaaaaatgggaaataaaaaaatatagtttaaattctttcctttttattCAACAATACAACACTGGAAAAGTAAGATggtttaaaaatgtaaaagaaaataatatatgttaaaaaacaaaaaataaaacgatatatttaattaaaaaatataaaataataaaatttatattaaaatatgtatccaaattaattttgtattttcacACAATTGATATTATGTGTAACAACATACACACATGTGCATATGCATAGTAGTGAGCGATTATAAAATGCgaagaaatattaattaccccaaaataaaaaacaattaaatataCTAGAAGAAGTATATAactatgaaaatataacattatattttgaaaaaatatccaaatacattaaacaaaaaaatgatacaaaattgaaataagtgtataaaaaaaggggTACGtgttttaattatataaaattttaataaaattttaaagacACCAtgataattaatattataaatcgAAGGTATATTTACAACAAAATGAGAAATTTACGAAAAATATGGAGAgttatatgtaaatatttcatttcaaatatttttttataatgtaCAATGGGAATACTATACtttaaaaaagtaaaacCGAATATTCATTAGCTAGCCAATACCAGCCAATAGTAAAATgtacattatttttgagCATAAAAATCATGATTTtgtttaataattattattctatTAGATAAACTAAAGCataatatttcttaaaTTATTCAAAGGAATATTGATagcatataataatttctttAGGAGTTAGGAATGCGCGTGTGATTCTTCGCTACATAAGCATATGACAAGTACATGCAtattagtatatatatttcttaaaaatttgttaCAGCATTGTACTATATTATGATGCTGTTTATTATCCCATTGTATTAAAACAAAGTAAAACCTGTGtatatatcaatattttttatgattcaaaattaaaataagaGAATATGGTTATTAGTAATCACtgaataaacaaaatattcacatttttttagtataaattgaaaatgtagacttttactattataaaaatttcccttaaacattttatgttattttttataatatattttgaataaattaaattataataaataatataatccAATATGTGTTTTATGTTTGTgcacattatttttaatcttAAAGGTTTGTCTTATTGGAATTATATCACCTTTTAAGATAAAAAGAAACGCCCATATGcataagaaaatattttttaaatataattttttattttataaaaatttattatatttagatatacttattttttagagCATCCTCAAAAAATCgtaaatatgataataaataatgatgtatgtataagaaatatatataaaacatttatgTATGATTGCACATttatagatataaataCGTATTACTTCCCATATTGAGTAAATATGGAGGAACCAAAATGTGATATATTGTATGAACATATGCATTATGAGAAGAAAACtaaattaataaacatAGCAAAAGAGATATATGgtaacataaataataacaaaataaattcatgGAGATGTGCAACAATAGCCTTAAGggataaaattaaagagAATTTGGattttaatgaaaaggGGTGGCATATTATTATCGGTCAAAATTTTGGATTTTTCTGTACTCATGAAATATACAACGCATTGCATTTTAAGTTGGATCATATTGAGTTTTTGATTTTCAAGCATGGATAATTAGAAATAGATCAATAAAAAtcaatatctatatatatgttattggaaatttatatttgcaaatatattctataaaaattatgtgaTATAGGatgcacatttttttcattaattaattcgtttcaaaaataatatttttttttaaatgtataaaaaacgataaataaatttctttatatttttagggtcatactataaaatattaagtGTTACGCCTTTCTTTGCATTCCCAAGTATTTAAaagacaaaaatattaaattcattaatttaaataagtaaataatagtataacaatatttataattttttttaaaacaactTTAAACCaatagaaatatttattttttaaaaggagtgatataaatatttgcaAGCCATTATAATGGAAATTAAGTGCTATAATTGATAGTGTATATTGCTTTTTTGTATGATAGTGCTATTATTTCACTAAAACCACTAATCAGTAAAAGGGAAATGAATTTcgaaagaaaaatatggatCGGTTTCTTTATGAGTTAAGCCCTTATTTTTGCATAGTTCCTATTTTAGAGTACAATTTCTGTAttaaaggaaaataatttctacaatatatctatagatcttaaaatatgaaaaatatgatttttttgtttattcccatttacatatttttattttttggcataaatttttgcacacattaaaaaaactaatTAATAAGAATAGGAATAACAAACAACTCTTATTTTGTTCAAGCTATTTTCGTACACTtcgatatatataaactgCAAGTCATTTCGTTTGTTTTATCTACATCTTACTACCCTTGTATGAATAGACCAATAACAAAGAAAAGATATGTATGTCTATACAactcttaaaaaaaatgtataaataaacataaatatacataataaaggaaaaacatgttaattaaattatacaattttttattaaaaattttatattctcATAATTGTGTGATagcatttattatttatttttgtgtgcatgaaatttgtatttattctatgaaaaatggaattattgaaattttattgttgtaagaaaaatattttattattacattaggtataaatttttttctataaacataaataaaaaagaggACAAATActgtttatttttccatttagattataatttaacattttcaaaaattctaaatatttgtatataggTATATACGTGTATGTACAGATATTTACACAATAATTTTcgtctattttttttatattttgtattagGTTTATACATTAGAAATAGGCTTCATATTTCACATacacatatacatatttaatgTTAACGAATGTTAATTGGTATAttgtttaaaattttcatatttaaatatgagAATGGATATTGGAATAACATTATTATGGATGTGTGTTTTGTATAGTTTATGAAtgctttttattatttcatattattttcagaaaaaatatCGGCTAATTTtacattaataaatatgcatgGATGTgcttatatatgtatgtgcatgatatataaataatcatTATAGATATACtatatgtacataattgtcgataaaaatataaataataatacaattttttagcATCCTCTAAGGATCTTCCGCTGCTGTAGCTTGGCTAGAACTAAATAATGGAAGTGGAAAAAACACATTTAATAAACTATTTTTTGGAAATATGCCCGACTGTTTTAGATTGTTCTAGAAAAGAGTTACAATCCGTATTAGCAAAAAGAGAAGAAGAAAAGATACGAAAGTTTGTTGTggataaaaatgtaaatataattgttaTTGGGAAAGGGAAACAAGAGAAAATAGATGAAGGGCacgataatataaaaaaattagaaaatgAAAGAGATGAagaaagaaatataaattttgataaagAACCAAgttattcattatttgtagaattaaatataaattataaatgtgTAACAAAAAGCATTGCAATTGCTTTTatgaaaagaaataaaGACACGTTCTTAgcattaaatgaaaaattaaataatggaaataaaataaatttgtcTAACGAGTTACTTATGTTTGTATGTGGATTAAATGATTGTAATACTCCATTAGATTTggtttatttatatttgtccCAGGGTTTTAATACAATATTTGATGCTGCTTCTTATGTAACTCATAGCGCTGAACATGATGAAATTtcgcaaaaaaaaaataaatattctaaAAAAAGAGATGTAGAAAATGGTAATGGATATGATAGTAGAAGTGATAGTAGCATCAATGAAAATGGTGGAGCAAAATTGTCTTCGTCATATGCAGGTTATGGGAATAGAAAATGTGGAACATACGGTggagataataataaaatatcaaatttaCTTATGACTAATGTAAGTAAAAAGTTAAATGAACTATTAATTTCGATGAAAAATGCACAAATTGATTTAAACATTCcaataatatgtttaaatGTTGATAAACGGATAGAAAAGTTAGTAGAAGAAAATCCTAACATTGACGATATCAAACAAGAGaccataaaaaatttatgtgAATCTCAAggttttttaaatcaacTACAAAAAGATGTAACAAAATGGGTAGAAGagattcaaaaaataactaGACTTAACGGCGATTTTAAAAGCGGTAGTGCTTTAGcagaaataaatttttggATAGGCTATGAAAATGCATTACTGGAACTTGAAAATAGATTAAAAAGTCCTGAAGTAATATTAACACtacaaatattaaaaaatgctaAAAGATATTTTGCAACTATATCTTTTGATAGTGATATTCAATTAAAGCAATCTAAAGAATATGTATtaaatgttaatatattaatgaaagACTTTCCAATAGATGATTTATTAGGAGCTCAAACTGTTCAACAAACCATGCAAGCaataagaaatatatttaatcatttaaaaaaattaaaaaatacaacaAAATATCCATTATCGAAATCGTATAATTTTGTTGAAGCATTGTCTAGAGATTTAGGAAATACTATGAAGAAAATACTTTCTAATCAATCATTGCTTAGCATGGATTATCAAATATTTGATGTTCTTATATCTGGGTGTATGGAAGTCTTCCAGTTATGGAATGAAGAGATAAGAGTCTTTAAAGACATGGTTCGcgaattaattaaaaaaagaagttTCAATGAAAGAGCTCCAGCTAAAATGATATTTGAACATGTAATATTACAAGAACGCTTAGATGATATACGGAAATTTCGAAAACAGCatcaaaaatttaaaactGTAATTACAAAAGTTTTTggtaatgataaaaatgtagGTATAAATTTACACAAAGATATAAATGCAGCATATAATGTATTACTTTCTCTTGATGCATTGGATTTATCTAAAAGTGGGAATGATTTATGGGAAAAAACAAAGTTAAGCTATGAAtcaaaaatgaataaagtTGAATCACAAATAACCTTTAAATTAAGGGACAAGTTAGGAGGTGCTAAAACATCTAATGAAATGTTTAAtgtattttctaaatttaaTCCTTTATTTTTCCGACCTAAAATTAAAGGTGCTATTCAAGAATATCAAAATAGTTTAATACAAATAGTAGTAGAAgatatcaaaaaattacaaatgatttatattaatgGTTATGTTAAAAGTTCTTCTGAAAAAGTATCAACTATACGTGATATTCCATTAGTAGCTGGGTCTATTATATGGTGTAAACAAATTGAAAAGAAATTAGAAgattcatttaaaaaaatcgaaaatgTTTTGGGTAGGGGATGGGAGCAACATGCAGAAggaaaaaatttaaaacaaaatatagacaattttaaaaatttattaaatcaaaataaaacatttgaaaaatggcttaaaagtattaaaaatggagataaatttgatatatacgaaaaaataataaaaataaaaaaattaggaATAAATAACTATGAAATACTAGCAAATTATGATCAACAACTTTTTAATCTATTTAAAGAAGTACGTTATTTACAATCTATAAATTTAAGGGTACCTTATTCTATTAAAGTAAAAGCAGACGAAACAAAGTTGATATATCCATATGCATTAGGTTTAGAAAAAACACTAAGAGTATATATGAAGATTTGCTTATATCTTGAAAACGAAGGAAAGGACATACCGTTTAACGGCACTATTAGTATGTTAGTTGCTTCGGCACATAATAGTGTacaggaaaaaataaaagaaggAATTAATTTACATTGGGATTCAGATATATTAGAAACATATGTTAGAAAGTTGACGGAACATGTTAATATGCTTGAATCGATGGTTGATGAGGcagtaaataaaaattcctTTGTTCTAGATATTTTGGAAAAGATAAAAACATGCCAAATAAGTATTGATGGAgataatgaaattaaaaagtatGTGGAATTAATACAGGAAAAGGCTGACGAACTCTATCTTCAGCATTACAAAAATGTGCATCTGTGGATCAACgaaatgaacaaaatcTTAGATGGAATTTTGGCGACGAGATTggaagaaataataaagaaatggACTGAAGAATTTGTAGGATGGGCAGAAGAAT
This genomic window from Plasmodium berghei ANKA genome assembly, chromosome: 2 contains:
- a CDS encoding dynein light chain, putative — encoded protein: MEEPKCDILYEHMHYEKKTKLINIAKEIYGNINNNKINSWRCATIALRDKIKENLDFNEKGWHIIIGQNFGFFCTHEIYNALHFKLDHIEFLIFKHG